A stretch of Rhinoderma darwinii isolate aRhiDar2 chromosome 4, aRhiDar2.hap1, whole genome shotgun sequence DNA encodes these proteins:
- the LOC142760518 gene encoding LOW QUALITY PROTEIN: trace amine-associated receptor 3-like (The sequence of the model RefSeq protein was modified relative to this genomic sequence to represent the inferred CDS: inserted 1 base in 1 codon) → MYSFLSVSTTITIFGNLGIIISISHFKELHSPTNFLILSMAATDFSLGLIIMPYSMVRSVEXCWLFGKVFCKIHYSFDLMLSVISIFHLCCIAIDRFYAVCNPLHYPIKITISVIKKMIFICWSLPAIFAFGVVITNSHVSGISEYEMLVECFNSCPITFNKLWSLVMFFTCFFAPGSVMVGIYVKIFIVSQRYAKIMKHTLANMTEMSTQVSKQKERKAAKTLGIVMGVFIACWLPVFITILIDPFLNFSTSAVLFDALNWLGYINSTCNPLIYGFFYPWFQKSLRYIIFGKIFETDSCLAKLS, encoded by the exons ATGTACAGTTTTCTTTCTGTCTCCACTACTATCACAATCTTTGGTAATCTGGGTATCATCATTTCCATCAGTCATTTTAAGGAACTTCATTCACCAACCAATTTTCTCATTCTTTCAATGGCTGCCACAGATTTCTCACTTGGCCTTATCATAATGCCTTACAGTATGGTAAGATCTGTGG GATGCTGGCTTTTTGGAAAAGTATTTTGCAAAATTCATTATAGCTTTGATTTAATGCTGAGTGTAATTTCTATTTTCCATCTGTGCTGTATTGCCATTGATAGGTTTTATGCTGTCTGCAATCCACTTCATTACCCTATTAAAATAACAATATCTGTTATAAAGAAAATGATATTTATCTGCTGGTCTCTACCAGCTATATTTGCCTTTGGAGTTGTCATAACAAACTCTCATGTGTCTGGAATTTCTGAGTATGAGATGTTAGTGGAATGTTTTAATTCATGTCCAATAACATTCAACAAATTGTGGTCATTGGTTATGTTCTTCACATGTTTTTTTGCTCCTGGTTCAGTTATGGTTGGCATTTATGTTAAGATATTTATAGTATCTCAAAGGTATGCAAAAATTATGAAACACACATTAGCAAACATGACAGAAATGTCAACTCAAGTCTCCAAGCAGAAAGAGCGAAAGGCTGCAAAGACATTGGGCATTGTGATGGGGGTCTTCATAGCTTGTTGGTTACCTGTCTTTATCACTATTTTGATAGACCCATTTCTCAACTTTTCTACTTCTGCAGTGCTATTTGATGCCCTCAACTGGCTTGGATATATTAATTCCACATGTAATCCATTAATATATGGATTCTTCTATCCATGGTTTCAAAAATCATTGCGATATATCATTTTTGGTAAAATATTTGAAACTGATTCTTGTTTAGCAAAGTTATCTTAA